A single window of Desulfobacterales bacterium DNA harbors:
- a CDS encoding P-II family nitrogen regulator: MKKIEAIIKPFKLDEVKEALNGIGLKGMTITDVKGYGRQKGHKEIYRGAEYVIDFIPKTKIEIVIEAERVEEVVNTIRQAANTGKIGDGKIFVIPVEEVLRVRTGETGPEAI; the protein is encoded by the coding sequence ATGAAAAAAATCGAAGCAATTATCAAGCCGTTCAAGCTGGACGAGGTCAAGGAGGCCCTGAACGGTATCGGTCTCAAGGGGATGACCATTACCGATGTCAAGGGCTACGGCCGGCAGAAGGGCCACAAGGAGATCTATCGCGGCGCCGAGTATGTGATCGATTTCATTCCCAAGACCAAGATCGAGATCGTCATTGAGGCCGAACGGGTGGAGGAGGTGGTCAACACCATCCGCCAGGCCGCCAATACCGGCAAGATCGGTGACGGCAAGATCTTTGTGATCCCGGTGGAAGAGGTGCTCCGGGTCCGGACCGGCGAGACCGGGCCGGAGGCTATTTAG
- a CDS encoding ammonium transporter, protein MQIRKPIIYGGFALAVFLPGLARAAGNGIDTGTTAWMLTSTALVLLMVPGLAMFYGGLVRTKNVLGTMMHSYVSMAVIGVLWVVCGYSLTFGQSIFGGVIGWNSDYFLLRGIDDSIVNGIPEYILAMFQGKFAIITPALISGALAERVYFRGYILFIVLWFLMVYAPLCHWVWASDGWLFNYGAAGVIDLAGGLVIHVSAGTSALVAALFLGRRKGWPQRAMQPNNLVMTMMGAGLLWVGWFGFNAGSTVQSGLDTARALTMTQVSAASGALAWLLIEVVHFRKATSLGFVSGILAGLVVITPAAGVVQPGGAIILGALSSGACYLALMAKGRLGYDDSLDCFGIHGVGSGMGVLMLSFFIRDSWMADAAAAAGAGGWGVLDQFGVQLVGLGATIALSLVATYVICFIVEKTVGFRIDEQGEAIGLDYSLHGERGYGFINTEG, encoded by the coding sequence ATGCAGATAAGAAAACCGATCATTTACGGAGGGTTTGCGCTTGCCGTTTTCCTGCCCGGGCTGGCCCGGGCCGCGGGGAACGGAATCGATACCGGCACAACCGCCTGGATGCTGACATCAACGGCCCTGGTGCTGTTGATGGTGCCGGGGCTGGCCATGTTTTACGGCGGCCTGGTCCGGACCAAGAACGTCCTGGGCACCATGATGCACAGCTATGTCTCCATGGCGGTCATCGGCGTACTCTGGGTGGTGTGCGGCTATTCGCTTACCTTCGGCCAGAGCATCTTCGGCGGGGTTATCGGCTGGAACAGCGACTATTTCCTGCTCCGCGGCATTGACGACTCCATTGTCAACGGCATCCCCGAGTATATCCTTGCCATGTTCCAGGGCAAGTTCGCCATCATCACCCCGGCCCTGATCAGCGGCGCCCTGGCCGAGCGCGTCTATTTCCGGGGTTACATCCTGTTCATCGTCCTCTGGTTTCTCATGGTCTACGCCCCGCTATGTCACTGGGTCTGGGCCTCGGACGGCTGGCTCTTCAACTACGGTGCCGCCGGGGTTATCGACCTGGCCGGCGGCCTGGTGATCCATGTCTCGGCCGGGACCAGCGCCCTGGTGGCGGCCCTGTTCCTCGGCCGGCGCAAGGGCTGGCCCCAACGGGCCATGCAGCCCAATAACCTGGTGATGACCATGATGGGCGCCGGTCTGCTCTGGGTGGGCTGGTTCGGCTTTAATGCCGGTTCCACCGTGCAGAGCGGCCTGGATACGGCCCGGGCCCTGACCATGACCCAGGTTTCGGCCGCCAGCGGCGCCCTGGCCTGGCTGCTGATCGAGGTTGTCCATTTCCGCAAGGCAACCTCCCTTGGTTTTGTTTCCGGCATCCTGGCCGGCCTGGTGGTGATCACCCCGGCCGCCGGGGTGGTCCAGCCCGGCGGTGCCATCATCCTGGGTGCGCTTTCCTCCGGTGCCTGTTACCTGGCCCTGATGGCCAAGGGCCGCTTGGGCTATGACGACAGCCTCGACTGTTTCGGCATCCACGGGGTGGGCAGCGGCATGGGAGTGCTGATGCTGTCCTTCTTCATCCGCGACAGCTGGATGGCTGATGCCGCGGCCGCGGCCGGAGCCGGCGGCTGGGGCGTTCTGGATCAGTTCGGCGTCCAGCTGGTGGGCCTGGGCGCGACCATCGCCCTCTCCCTGGTAGCCACCTATGTTATCTGCTTTATCGTTGAAAAAACAGTGGGCTTCCGGATCGATGAGCAGGGCGAGGCCATCGGCCTTGACTATTCGTTGCACGGCGAGCGCGGGTATGGTTTTATTAACACCGAAGGATAA
- a CDS encoding PilZ domain-containing protein: protein MIEHRKYTRLPLEMAVEVITTDHGTLTGRTSNISFGGMLLKIKDQEKLQAGEKIHILLIIQERQGTEERVQIEFESAVVHKSQAGAGIKFIAMDISQYRHFKNLMVLNSPDPDQILEELRKNPGLLIKGDN, encoded by the coding sequence ATGATCGAACACCGGAAATATACCAGGCTGCCGCTGGAAATGGCGGTCGAGGTCATAACCACGGACCACGGCACCCTGACCGGCAGGACCAGCAACATCAGCTTCGGCGGGATGCTGCTCAAAATAAAGGATCAGGAAAAATTACAGGCGGGCGAGAAGATCCACATCCTGCTGATCATCCAGGAGCGGCAAGGGACAGAGGAGCGGGTGCAGATCGAATTCGAGAGCGCGGTGGTCCACAAAAGCCAGGCCGGCGCAGGGATCAAGTTCATTGCCATGGATATCTCCCAGTACCGCCACTTCAAAAACCTGATGGTACTGAACAGTCCGGATCCGGACCAGATTCTCGAGGAACTGCGCAAAAATCCCGGCCTGCTGATCAAGGGCGATAATTAA
- the aroA gene encoding 3-phosphoshikimate 1-carboxyvinyltransferase, translated as MKEIRPVSTIDAVVEVPGSKSLTQRALIVAALADGDSQLIGPLASEDTRYTAAALRAFGITIEESGNCWLVRGAGGRINAPDQEIFLGNNGTATRFLTSMAALGNGIIRITGDKRMAERPIQPLLEALRGWGVEVRSIRDTGCPPLEIKAKGLAGGRTLLPEGKSSQYLSSLLLVAPYARKEAILTVAGEVLSKPYVTMTMAVMADFGVQVSSSRELNEFVIPRGRYQARKYPVEGDASNASYFWAAAAVTGGRVTVTNVPAQSLQGDTGFIALLARMGCTVEQAGDGLTLIGPTELQGIEVDMGNMPDVVPTLAVVASRARGRTVISNIAHLRIKECDRLHVMAVELAKLGARVEELDDTLIIEGLGPEAPPMHGAEIKTHADHRIAMSFAVAGLVVPGIRIQGEECVAKSFPDFWDRFRFGQRAEDRRQWTVGSGQWTVNQEPRIEDGKK; from the coding sequence ATGAAAGAGATCCGTCCTGTTTCCACTATTGACGCGGTTGTCGAAGTTCCCGGCTCCAAGAGCCTCACCCAGCGGGCCCTTATCGTTGCGGCCCTGGCCGATGGCGACAGCCAGTTGATCGGCCCCCTGGCCAGCGAGGACACCCGGTATACGGCCGCGGCCCTGCGCGCCTTTGGGATCACCATTGAAGAGTCTGGCAATTGCTGGCTGGTCCGGGGCGCCGGCGGCCGGATCAACGCCCCGGATCAGGAGATCTTCCTGGGCAACAACGGTACTGCCACCCGCTTTCTCACCTCAATGGCCGCCCTGGGCAACGGCATTATCCGGATCACCGGTGATAAACGGATGGCGGAGCGGCCGATCCAGCCGCTGCTGGAGGCCCTGCGCGGCTGGGGGGTGGAGGTGCGCAGCATCAGGGATACCGGCTGCCCGCCGCTTGAGATCAAGGCCAAGGGGTTGGCCGGCGGCCGGACCCTGCTGCCCGAGGGAAAAAGCAGCCAGTACCTCTCCTCGCTTCTCCTGGTGGCGCCCTATGCCCGCAAGGAGGCGATCCTGACCGTGGCCGGCGAGGTGTTGTCCAAGCCCTATGTGACCATGACCATGGCGGTGATGGCTGATTTCGGGGTCCAGGTCTCATCCAGCCGGGAACTCAACGAGTTCGTGATTCCCAGGGGCCGATACCAGGCCCGGAAATATCCAGTGGAGGGTGATGCCTCCAATGCCTCCTATTTCTGGGCCGCGGCCGCGGTCACCGGCGGCCGGGTCACGGTGACCAACGTGCCGGCCCAGTCGCTCCAGGGCGACACCGGTTTTATTGCCCTGCTCGCCCGGATGGGCTGTACGGTGGAGCAGGCCGGGGACGGGCTTACCCTGATCGGGCCGACTGAACTCCAGGGTATTGAGGTGGACATGGGCAATATGCCGGACGTGGTGCCGACCCTGGCGGTGGTGGCCTCCCGGGCCCGGGGCCGGACAGTGATCAGCAATATCGCCCACCTGCGGATCAAGGAGTGCGACCGGCTGCATGTGATGGCCGTGGAACTGGCCAAGCTGGGGGCCCGGGTGGAGGAACTGGACGATACCCTGATTATTGAAGGGCTGGGCCCGGAAGCGCCCCCCATGCACGGGGCCGAGATCAAGACCCATGCGGACCACCGGATCGCGATGAGTTTTGCCGTGGCCGGCCTGGTGGTGCCTGGAATCAGGATCCAGGGCGAGGAATGCGTTGCCAAGTCCTTTCCCGATTTCTGGGACCGGTTCCGCTTCGGCCAGAGGGCAGAGGACAGAAGACAGTGGACAGTGGGCAGTGGGCAGTGGACGGTAAACCAAGAACCGAGAATAGAGGACGGAAAAAAATAG
- a CDS encoding shikimate kinase translates to MNIVLIGYRGTGKSVVAARLAVRLNMPVFSMDAEIVRKASMSIPRIVEKQGWAGFRDMESEVAREMARKDNCIVDTGGGVIERPENIEVLGRNGLICWLQASVEVIVSRIKGGTERPALVAGKTFTEEVAEVLERRTPMYAKACHHAIDTDHISPDQVADEIVTLWNQKNNP, encoded by the coding sequence ATGAATATCGTCTTGATCGGCTATCGCGGAACCGGGAAAAGCGTGGTGGCGGCAAGGCTGGCCGTTCGCCTGAATATGCCGGTTTTCAGCATGGATGCGGAGATTGTCAGAAAGGCGTCCATGTCGATCCCGCGGATCGTTGAGAAACAGGGCTGGGCCGGATTCCGGGACATGGAATCGGAGGTGGCCCGGGAAATGGCGCGCAAGGACAACTGTATTGTCGATACCGGCGGCGGTGTCATTGAGCGGCCGGAAAATATCGAGGTCCTGGGCAGGAATGGCCTTATCTGCTGGCTGCAGGCCTCGGTGGAGGTGATTGTCAGCCGGATCAAGGGCGGCACGGAAAGGCCGGCCCTGGTTGCCGGCAAGACCTTTACCGAGGAGGTGGCCGAGGTCCTGGAGCGACGTACGCCGATGTATGCCAAGGCCTGCCATCATGCGATCGATACCGACCATATCTCTCCGGACCAGGTGGCTGACGAAATCGTTACCCTCTGGAATCAGAAGAACAATCCCTAG
- a CDS encoding shikimate dehydrogenase: MKERTTISPATKVCAIIGNPVGHSLSPAIHNAAFAALDLDYVYVGFRVEDVEHALAGMRALENFRGMSVTIPHKIEVMDYVDEIAEVDRHIGSINTVISQDGRLLGLNTDGPGAMKAIVDAGVDLAGRKVLMLGAGGAARAIAFTLGHQGGIGRLTLLDISQELLGQLGGDLEKGTDVTIVADLLNEDTVRQNVQEADLIINCTPVGMHPKVNATLVPAELFRPEQVVFDVVYTPLRTRLLTEAKARGLKVIQGVEMFINQAVLQFERFTGVDAPVEVMRRVVMEKLTP, from the coding sequence ATGAAGGAACGAACAACAATCAGTCCGGCGACAAAGGTGTGCGCGATCATCGGCAACCCGGTGGGGCACAGCCTTTCCCCGGCCATCCATAATGCCGCCTTTGCCGCCCTGGACCTGGATTATGTCTATGTGGGGTTCCGGGTGGAGGATGTCGAGCATGCCCTGGCCGGGATGCGGGCCCTGGAGAATTTTAGGGGGATGAGCGTAACCATCCCCCATAAAATCGAGGTCATGGATTATGTGGATGAGATTGCCGAGGTCGATCGCCACATCGGTTCAATCAACACGGTGATCAGTCAGGACGGCCGACTTCTGGGTCTTAATACCGACGGACCCGGCGCCATGAAGGCGATTGTCGATGCCGGGGTGGATCTTGCCGGCCGCAAGGTCCTGATGCTGGGGGCCGGCGGCGCGGCCCGGGCAATCGCCTTTACCCTGGGCCACCAGGGCGGCATCGGCCGGCTCACCCTGCTGGACATCAGCCAGGAGTTGCTGGGCCAGCTCGGCGGCGATCTTGAAAAGGGAACCGATGTGACCATTGTGGCCGATCTGCTCAATGAGGACACGGTCCGGCAAAACGTCCAGGAGGCGGATCTGATCATCAACTGTACGCCGGTGGGCATGCATCCCAAGGTGAACGCAACCCTGGTGCCGGCCGAACTGTTCCGGCCGGAACAGGTGGTGTTCGATGTGGTCTACACCCCGCTCCGGACCAGACTGCTGACCGAGGCCAAGGCCAGGGGGCTGAAGGTGATCCAGGGGGTGGAGATGTTCATCAACCAGGCGGTGCTGCAGTTTGAGCGTTTTACCGGGGTGGATGCCCCGGTTGAGGTCATGCGGAGGGTGGTGATGGAGAAATTGACCCCATGA
- the aroD gene encoding type I 3-dehydroquinate dehydratase, whose product MTNTSEDFSLNDPFAIRTRGRICVAVASPTAKEAIEVARGTEPLAEVIEIRLDAMVKPEVAPLIKALNRPLLFTNRPAWEGGAFTGSEEQRIKPLLTAVRAGATYVDLELRAEPALRRQLFREIERESPDTMLILSWHDFNTTPDTEELEKIFARLCRSGAQVGKIVTMAHDYQDAQRVLALQELSMEWEFPLISFAMGRAGMLSRLATLERGGYMTYAAPDSVPGTAPGQLRLSELYSLLGKDVAL is encoded by the coding sequence ATGACCAATACCAGTGAAGATTTTTCCCTGAACGATCCCTTTGCGATCAGGACCCGGGGGCGGATCTGCGTGGCCGTGGCCAGCCCCACCGCAAAGGAGGCCATTGAGGTGGCCCGGGGTACGGAACCACTGGCCGAGGTGATCGAGATCCGGCTTGATGCCATGGTTAAACCGGAGGTTGCGCCGTTGATCAAGGCCCTGAACCGGCCGTTGCTGTTCACCAACCGTCCGGCCTGGGAAGGCGGCGCCTTTACCGGTTCGGAGGAGCAGAGGATTAAACCGCTCCTGACCGCGGTCAGGGCCGGGGCAACCTATGTGGACCTTGAGCTAAGGGCTGAGCCGGCCCTGCGCCGCCAGCTGTTCCGGGAGATCGAGCGGGAATCGCCCGACACCATGCTGATCCTGTCCTGGCACGATTTCAACACCACCCCGGACACCGAGGAGTTGGAAAAGATCTTTGCCCGCCTGTGCCGGAGCGGGGCCCAGGTGGGCAAGATCGTCACCATGGCCCATGATTATCAGGATGCACAACGGGTCCTTGCCCTGCAGGAGTTGTCCATGGAATGGGAGTTTCCCTTGATTTCCTTTGCCATGGGCAGGGCCGGAATGTTGAGCCGGCTGGCCACCCTGGAACGGGGCGGCTACATGACCTATGCGGCCCCGGATTCAGTGCCGGGCACCGCCCCGGGCCAGTTGCGGCTGTCGGAGTTGTACTCTCTGCTTGGCAAAGACGTTGCGCTGTAA
- a CDS encoding YkgJ family cysteine cluster protein produces the protein MPRDSDTKRAGSTPLTRLYEIHEQFVSRLPFACKKGCAVCCTRSVTMTSLEGRAIAAFLEQARPDLVAKLKEHREVQVSGRPLMTTNQFAAACLARREIPAEAEDPWCLSPCFFLEQDCCAIYPLRPFGCRSFASLSRCAAGGAAESLPFLITVNTVLLQIIEELAFRQGGYWGRMDRVLARLLGTERASGQELVPARPLPGFLVEPEEWGVVTELFSRLKEAGLGDWREWLVR, from the coding sequence ATGCCACGGGACAGCGATACCAAGCGTGCCGGTTCGACACCGCTTACCCGGCTTTATGAGATCCATGAGCAGTTTGTAAGCAGGCTGCCCTTTGCCTGTAAAAAGGGCTGTGCTGTCTGCTGCACCCGGAGCGTGACCATGACCAGCCTTGAGGGCCGGGCCATTGCCGCCTTTCTTGAGCAGGCCCGGCCGGATCTTGTCGCAAAACTGAAGGAGCACCGGGAGGTGCAGGTTTCCGGTCGACCGTTGATGACCACCAACCAGTTTGCCGCCGCCTGTCTGGCCCGGCGGGAGATCCCGGCCGAGGCCGAGGACCCCTGGTGTTTGAGCCCCTGTTTTTTTCTTGAGCAGGATTGCTGCGCTATCTATCCGCTCCGGCCTTTCGGTTGCCGGAGTTTTGCTTCGCTCAGCCGTTGTGCTGCCGGTGGGGCGGCCGAGAGTCTGCCGTTTCTGATCACCGTGAACACGGTGCTGCTCCAGATTATCGAGGAGTTGGCCTTTCGGCAGGGCGGCTACTGGGGGCGGATGGACCGGGTCCTGGCCCGGCTCCTGGGCACTGAGCGGGCATCCGGCCAGGAGCTTGTCCCGGCCCGGCCGTTGCCCGGCTTCCTGGTCGAACCCGAGGAATGGGGCGTTGTCACGGAACTATTTTCCCGGCTCAAAGAGGCGGGTCTCGGTGACTGGCGCGAATGGCTCGTCCGGTGA
- a CDS encoding dihydroorotate dehydrogenase, with product MAIGQPDLTARIGSLILKNPVLTASGTFGYGEEFAALVNLDRLGAVVVKGISLKARSGNPMPRVVETACGMLNAIGLENVGAERFITEKLPFFQKIRTPLVANILGDSVAEYRTLARRLERESLVAALEVNISCPNVKKGGVAFGIDPDTARAVTEAVRKEFTRPVIVKLSPNVTDITVIARAVEAGGADAVSLINTLLGMAIDGETRQPRLANIVGGLSGPAIKPVALRMVWQVARAVRIPVIGIGGITTAADAVEFLLAGATAVQVGTANFFSPRASEEVVDGLAAYLRKQGLESVGELIGGLIL from the coding sequence ATGGCGATAGGGCAACCAGACCTCACGGCCAGGATCGGCTCGCTGATCCTGAAGAATCCGGTGCTGACCGCCTCGGGCACCTTTGGCTATGGAGAGGAGTTTGCCGCGCTGGTCAACCTGGACCGGCTGGGGGCGGTGGTGGTAAAAGGGATTTCCCTTAAAGCCCGGTCCGGCAACCCCATGCCGCGGGTGGTGGAGACCGCCTGCGGCATGCTGAACGCCATTGGCCTTGAAAATGTGGGCGCGGAACGGTTTATCACTGAAAAGCTGCCCTTTTTTCAGAAAATCAGGACCCCGCTGGTCGCCAATATCCTCGGAGACTCGGTGGCGGAGTACCGGACCCTGGCCCGGCGGCTTGAGCGCGAGTCCCTGGTGGCGGCCCTGGAGGTCAATATCTCCTGTCCCAATGTCAAAAAGGGGGGAGTCGCGTTCGGCATTGACCCGGACACGGCCCGGGCGGTAACCGAGGCGGTACGCAAAGAGTTCACCCGGCCGGTGATCGTCAAGCTTTCGCCCAATGTGACCGATATCACGGTTATTGCCCGGGCCGTGGAAGCGGGCGGCGCCGATGCGGTCTCCCTGATCAACACCCTGCTGGGCATGGCCATTGATGGAGAAACCCGGCAACCGCGGCTGGCAAACATTGTCGGCGGTCTTTCCGGTCCGGCGATCAAACCGGTTGCCCTGCGGATGGTCTGGCAGGTCGCCCGGGCGGTGCGGATTCCGGTGATCGGCATCGGCGGTATTACCACTGCCGCGGACGCGGTGGAATTTCTCCTGGCCGGGGCCACTGCCGTGCAGGTGGGCACGGCCAATTTTTTCAGCCCCCGGGCCAGCGAGGAGGTAGTTGACGGCCTGGCCGCTTATCTCCGGAAACAGGGGCTGGAGTCGGTGGGTGAACTCATCGGCGGCCTGATTCTCTAG
- a CDS encoding dihydroorotate dehydrogenase electron transfer subunit encodes MDQPGQENATITRTEQLTPDIFRITVRAPGIAQAARPGQFVMVRVADAYDPLLRRPFSIHQVIGPDQVQILFKVVGKGTGILARATVGRELDLVGPLGRGFHITRQQPLCLIGGGMGIAPLLFLAQRLCQVPEKPEILVLVGAGTRSELLALARDLEQLGLAVRTATDDGSLGHHGLVGDLLAGLDRRARQAYVCGPYPMMRAVAGQCRVLGWSCEVSLETMMACGLGACLGCAVPRGQGDGYLHVCKHGPVFDAQEVAWR; translated from the coding sequence ATGGACCAGCCAGGGCAGGAAAATGCAACCATAACCAGGACCGAGCAACTGACCCCGGATATCTTCCGGATCACGGTCCGGGCCCCTGGAATCGCCCAGGCGGCCCGGCCCGGCCAGTTTGTAATGGTCCGGGTGGCGGACGCCTATGACCCCCTGCTGCGGCGGCCTTTTTCCATTCACCAGGTCATTGGGCCGGACCAGGTCCAGATCCTGTTCAAGGTGGTGGGCAAAGGCACTGGGATTCTCGCCCGGGCAACGGTGGGCCGGGAACTGGATCTGGTGGGTCCGTTGGGCCGTGGTTTTCATATTACCCGGCAGCAGCCCCTCTGCCTGATCGGCGGCGGCATGGGGATCGCGCCCCTGTTGTTTCTGGCCCAGCGGCTCTGCCAGGTTCCGGAAAAACCGGAGATCCTGGTTCTGGTCGGGGCCGGCACCAGGAGCGAGTTGCTCGCCCTGGCCAGGGACCTGGAACAACTGGGACTGGCGGTGCGGACCGCCACTGACGACGGCTCCCTGGGCCATCACGGCCTGGTGGGGGACCTGCTGGCCGGGCTGGACCGCCGGGCGCGGCAGGCCTATGTCTGCGGGCCCTATCCGATGATGCGGGCCGTGGCCGGGCAATGTCGCGTCCTGGGCTGGTCCTGCGAGGTTTCCCTGGAAACCATGATGGCCTGCGGCCTTGGTGCCTGTCTCGGTTGCGCTGTGCCCCGCGGGCAGGGAGACGGGTATCTGCATGTGTGCAAACATGGGCCGGTTTTTGATGCACAGGAGGTGGCATGGCGATAG
- a CDS encoding prepilin peptidase, with protein MSETLVLGYLFVFGAMLGSFLNVVILRLPVEGESIVFPASHCPACRQRLRWYDNIPIISFILLGRRCRHCRAAISWQYPLVETAMALLTVGLFRKFHLSPAFAIYLLFCGALLAIMVIDLYHQIIPDVISLPGIIIGFACSVVNPMVSWQESGLGLLLGGGVLYSIAAGYYLITKRDGMGGGDIKLLAMIGAFLGWQSLFFVIFASSLVGAVVGIGAMFKQKKGGQTVIPFGPFLAGAALFYLFYAERIDALLRWYFLPAG; from the coding sequence ATGAGCGAAACCCTGGTGCTGGGATACCTGTTCGTCTTTGGCGCAATGCTGGGCAGCTTTCTCAACGTGGTGATTCTGCGGCTGCCGGTTGAGGGAGAATCGATTGTCTTTCCGGCCTCCCATTGCCCGGCCTGTCGACAACGGCTTCGTTGGTATGATAATATTCCCATAATAAGCTTTATTCTGCTGGGCCGGAGATGCAGACACTGCCGCGCCGCGATCTCCTGGCAGTACCCGCTGGTGGAAACGGCCATGGCCCTGCTCACGGTGGGGCTGTTCCGCAAGTTTCACCTCTCGCCGGCCTTTGCCATCTATCTGCTCTTCTGCGGGGCCCTGCTGGCGATCATGGTCATTGACCTGTATCACCAGATCATCCCCGACGTGATCAGCCTGCCCGGGATCATCATCGGCTTTGCCTGCTCGGTTGTCAACCCCATGGTCAGCTGGCAGGAATCCGGCCTGGGCCTGCTCCTGGGCGGCGGGGTCCTCTACAGCATCGCGGCCGGCTATTACCTGATCACCAAGCGGGACGGCATGGGCGGCGGCGACATCAAGCTGTTGGCGATGATCGGCGCCTTCCTCGGCTGGCAGAGTCTGTTCTTCGTGATCTTCGCCAGTTCCCTGGTCGGGGCCGTGGTCGGGATCGGGGCGATGTTCAAGCAGAAAAAAGGCGGCCAGACCGTGATCCCCTTTGGTCCCTTCCTGGCCGGCGCAGCGCTCTTTTATCTCTTTTACGCCGAGCGGATCGACGCCTTGCTCCGCTGGTATTTTCTCCCAGCCGGCTGA
- the cobO gene encoding cob(I)yrinic acid a,c-diamide adenosyltransferase → MGKNGLIILYTGNGKGKTTAALGQALRAAGQGLKVCIIQFIKGRDDTGEVRALARLGDMIELHTMGSGFTWAAKDPGEPKKAAIAGWALARKKIMSNHYDLVILDEFTYALNFDYLAEPEVLAAFKERPRKLHLLITGRDAGEQLLAAADLVTEMREIKHPFQQGERGRRGIEF, encoded by the coding sequence ATGGGAAAAAACGGCCTGATTATTCTCTACACCGGCAACGGCAAGGGTAAAACAACCGCTGCCCTGGGCCAGGCCCTGCGGGCCGCCGGACAGGGGCTCAAGGTATGCATCATCCAGTTCATCAAGGGCCGGGACGATACCGGCGAGGTGCGGGCCCTGGCCCGCCTTGGCGATATGATCGAACTGCATACCATGGGCAGCGGTTTTACCTGGGCGGCCAAGGATCCCGGGGAACCGAAAAAGGCGGCCATTGCCGGCTGGGCCCTGGCCCGGAAAAAAATCATGAGCAATCACTACGATCTGGTGATCCTCGACGAGTTCACCTATGCCCTCAACTTTGACTATCTCGCTGAACCGGAGGTGCTGGCCGCGTTCAAGGAGCGGCCCCGTAAACTTCATCTGCTGATCACCGGCCGGGATGCCGGCGAGCAGCTGCTGGCCGCCGCCGACCTGGTCACCGAGATGCGGGAGATCAAACACCCCTTTCAACAGGGAGAAAGGGGTCGCCGGGGTATTGAGTTCTGA
- the nrfD gene encoding polysulfide reductase NrfD, translating to MLEKALVGSSRYKVWMAFLLALMGIGGLSYIQQYNYGLGYTGMSRDVSWGVYIAQFTFLVGVAASGVMVVLPYYLHNYKVFGKITILGEFLAVASVSMCLMFIMVDLGQPLRALNVLLHPTPHSILFWDMIVLNVYLFLNIFVGWVVLTANKKEMPPPKWIKPFIYISIPWAVSIHTVTAFLYAGLPGRHFWLTAILAPRFLASAFAAGPALLILLCLVIKRVSKFDAGQEAIQKLVTIIAYAALINVFFVLLEFFTSYYSNIPGHMDTLNYLFFGLRGHHQLVPWMWTSVVLGISAIVMLLVPYFKLKEGFLALACVMIFFSLWIDKGIGLVIGGFVPNPLEEITPYYLTFGEVLITLGIWATGFFILTVLYKIALAVREEELIV from the coding sequence ATGTTAGAGAAAGCACTGGTAGGAAGCAGTAGATACAAGGTGTGGATGGCCTTTCTCCTCGCCCTGATGGGCATCGGTGGCCTCTCCTATATCCAGCAGTACAACTATGGCCTTGGCTACACCGGAATGAGCCGTGACGTGTCCTGGGGGGTATACATTGCCCAGTTTACCTTTCTGGTCGGGGTGGCCGCCTCCGGGGTGATGGTGGTCCTGCCCTACTATCTGCATAACTATAAGGTCTTCGGCAAGATCACCATCCTTGGTGAATTCCTGGCCGTGGCCTCGGTTTCGATGTGTCTGATGTTCATCATGGTCGACCTCGGCCAGCCGCTCCGGGCCTTGAACGTGCTCCTCCACCCGACGCCCCACTCGATCCTGTTCTGGGACATGATCGTCTTGAACGTCTACCTCTTCCTCAATATCTTTGTCGGCTGGGTGGTGCTCACCGCCAATAAAAAAGAAATGCCGCCGCCCAAATGGATCAAGCCCTTTATCTACATCTCCATTCCCTGGGCTGTTAGTATCCATACGGTTACCGCCTTTCTGTACGCCGGTCTGCCGGGCCGCCATTTCTGGCTGACCGCCATCCTGGCCCCCCGTTTTCTCGCCTCGGCCTTTGCCGCCGGCCCGGCCCTGTTGATCCTGCTCTGCCTGGTCATCAAACGGGTGAGCAAATTCGATGCCGGCCAGGAGGCGATCCAGAAACTGGTCACCATTATCGCCTATGCGGCCCTGATCAATGTCTTCTTTGTGCTGCTTGAGTTCTTCACCTCCTATTACAGCAACATCCCCGGCCACATGGATACCCTGAACTACCTCTTCTTCGGCCTGCGCGGCCATCATCAACTGGTGCCCTGGATGTGGACCTCGGTGGTCCTGGGGATCTCCGCCATTGTGATGCTGCTGGTGCCCTACTTCAAACTGAAGGAAGGGTTCCTGGCCCTGGCCTGTGTCATGATTTTCTTCTCCCTGTGGATCGATAAGGGTATCGGCCTGGTAATCGGCGGATTTGTCCCCAATCCCCTGGAGGAGATCACCCCATACTATCTCACCTTTGGCGAGGTGTTGATTACCCTGGGGATATGGGCCACCGGTTTCTTTATCCTGACCGTGCTGTACAAAATCGCCCTGGCGGTCAGGGAAGAAGAACTGATCGTTTAA